One stretch of Bacteroidota bacterium DNA includes these proteins:
- a CDS encoding ABC transporter permease: MNLLRLKALIQKEFAQFFKDKKLLPLVFVAPILQLIFLGYAASLDVKNIAFVLCDLDKSSESRKLVEAFTNSGYFSMEYSTEDYSDVQKYLDNSQAGMALVIPPRFGDKIVRREPVDVQILFDGSEGNSTAIASSYAMQIINRYSQQILLNIVGDVRKLGGISTETRAWYNPTLISRLFMVPGVLVLLLLVTTTVLTAMAIVKEKEIGTLEQLLVTPLRPVELIIGKLIPFTLIGLIVVTVALLVMVFGFSIPIRGSVVLLYLFTVGFLMTSLGLGLFVSTTAKTQQQAMMVGLFFVLLPMMYISGFVFPIENMPSILQWFAAMVPMKYYLIAIRSIILKGVGLSELWFEATMLFVMGIMILTASVLRFKEKID, encoded by the coding sequence ATGAATCTCCTTCGGTTGAAAGCTCTGATCCAAAAGGAATTCGCGCAGTTTTTTAAAGATAAAAAACTGTTGCCACTCGTTTTTGTTGCGCCGATCCTTCAGTTGATATTCCTTGGTTATGCAGCTTCGTTGGATGTGAAAAATATTGCATTCGTTCTCTGTGATCTGGATAAATCGAGTGAGAGCAGAAAACTTGTCGAGGCATTTACAAATTCCGGATACTTCTCCATGGAATATTCCACGGAAGATTATTCCGATGTGCAGAAGTATCTGGACAACAGTCAAGCAGGAATGGCCCTTGTTATTCCTCCAAGATTCGGCGACAAAATTGTACGAAGAGAACCTGTTGATGTGCAGATACTATTTGATGGAAGTGAAGGGAATTCGACCGCCATTGCATCGAGTTATGCGATGCAGATCATCAACCGATACTCTCAGCAGATTCTATTGAATATCGTTGGCGATGTACGAAAGCTTGGGGGGATCTCGACCGAAACGCGTGCCTGGTACAATCCAACTCTGATCAGCAGATTATTCATGGTTCCCGGTGTTCTGGTGCTTCTTCTGCTCGTCACAACAACCGTGCTCACCGCTATGGCAATTGTGAAAGAAAAGGAAATAGGAACATTGGAGCAGCTTCTTGTTACACCACTTCGGCCGGTAGAGTTGATTATTGGAAAGCTGATTCCGTTCACATTGATCGGTCTGATAGTCGTCACGGTAGCGTTACTGGTGATGGTATTCGGATTCTCCATTCCGATACGGGGGAGCGTGGTACTATTGTATCTGTTTACGGTGGGATTTCTGATGACGTCGCTCGGTCTTGGACTTTTTGTCTCCACCACAGCTAAAACTCAACAGCAGGCGATGATGGTTGGGCTATTCTTCGTGTTGCTTCCAATGATGTATATTTCCGGATTTGTCTTTCCTATAGAGAATATGCCGTCGATCCTGCAATGGTTTGCGGCGATGGTTCCGATGAAGTATTATCTAATTGCTATTCGTTCGATTATCTTAAAAGGTGTAGGGCTTTCGGAACTGTGGTTTGAAGCAACGATGTTGTTCGTCATGGGAATTATGATACTAACGGCAAGCGTGCTGCGGTTCAAGGAGAAGATCGATTAG
- a CDS encoding TetR/AcrR family transcriptional regulator gives MIPQIVQPKENEPKERILEIAKDRFFLKGFNKVTLDELSGDLGISKKTMYKFFPSKEELVKAVVWMMMRRVESEVRRITEQEKPFVHRLADLILFIGKTVGRLSKSFQQDMKRFAPVIWVEVEKFRQEKIVGKVVEMIRQAKKENVFRKDINDEVIVMMLTACFQNILTPDVLAEHAFSPKEAMHTIFHVIFEGALTEDARKEFLNYEITIL, from the coding sequence ATGATACCACAAATAGTACAACCAAAAGAGAATGAGCCCAAAGAAAGAATTTTGGAAATAGCAAAAGATCGTTTTTTTCTAAAAGGCTTTAACAAGGTGACGCTTGATGAATTGTCTGGAGACCTAGGCATCAGTAAAAAAACGATGTACAAATTTTTCCCCAGCAAAGAAGAACTGGTAAAAGCGGTCGTTTGGATGATGATGCGGAGGGTTGAATCCGAAGTCCGAAGAATTACTGAACAGGAAAAACCGTTTGTGCATCGTTTGGCTGATCTGATTTTATTCATTGGGAAAACTGTCGGCCGATTGAGCAAATCATTTCAGCAGGATATGAAACGGTTCGCCCCTGTTATTTGGGTGGAGGTAGAAAAATTTCGCCAGGAAAAAATTGTCGGTAAAGTAGTCGAAATGATCAGGCAAGCAAAAAAAGAAAATGTGTTTCGCAAGGATATCAATGATGAAGTAATTGTGATGATGCTGACGGCCTGTTTCCAGAATATCTTAACGCCGGATGTATTGGCAGAACATGCGTTCTCACCAAAAGAGGCAATGCATACTATCTTTCATGTGATTTTTGAAGGTGCGTTGACAGAGGATGCACGAAAAGAATTTTTGAATTATGAAATTACCATACTGTAA
- a CDS encoding efflux RND transporter periplasmic adaptor subunit, producing the protein MLNMIRSILFIALLNFIIPGCGNNKGVIESSGILESVEVNVSSRVAGQLLHLRVQEGANVIKGDTLAIIDNETQQLQLQQAQAGIDLAEAQFQLLKNGARREDLQSAEETVRQTESGFRSAKSDFERIKELFSSNAVSKKQYEDAESRFTITQAQYNSAKQNFQKLQRFARTEELNAAKARVDQAKAQANLIKKQIADSYIIAPVSGTITYKPVEEGELIGTGTIIVRISRLEKMELMIYINETELGKVKIGSTANVVIDTFPDKKYPATVVYVSPVAEFTPRNVQTKDERTKLVFGVKLEVENANGELKSGMPADAILN; encoded by the coding sequence ATGTTAAACATGATACGCTCCATTCTTTTTATCGCTTTGTTGAATTTCATAATTCCCGGATGCGGAAATAACAAAGGAGTAATCGAATCAAGCGGAATATTGGAATCTGTTGAGGTGAATGTCTCTTCGAGAGTAGCAGGACAGTTGCTGCACCTGAGAGTTCAAGAAGGTGCAAATGTGATTAAAGGGGATACGTTGGCAATCATTGATAATGAAACACAACAATTACAATTGCAGCAGGCACAAGCGGGTATTGATCTGGCAGAAGCACAGTTTCAGTTGTTGAAGAACGGTGCCCGTCGAGAAGATCTGCAGTCCGCTGAAGAAACCGTACGGCAAACCGAATCCGGCTTTCGAAGCGCAAAATCTGATTTCGAAAGGATCAAAGAATTGTTTTCTTCGAATGCAGTATCAAAGAAACAGTATGAGGACGCCGAATCACGTTTTACCATAACCCAAGCACAGTATAATTCTGCAAAACAGAATTTTCAAAAACTTCAACGATTCGCACGCACGGAAGAGTTAAACGCCGCCAAGGCGCGAGTGGATCAGGCTAAAGCTCAGGCAAACCTGATTAAAAAACAGATCGCTGATTCCTATATCATTGCTCCGGTTTCTGGAACCATTACATATAAACCGGTGGAAGAGGGTGAACTAATCGGAACGGGGACAATCATCGTACGAATATCCCGTTTGGAAAAAATGGAATTAATGATCTACATCAATGAAACAGAATTGGGAAAAGTAAAGATAGGTTCGACAGCCAATGTTGTTATCGATACGTTCCCCGATAAGAAATATCCCGCAACCGTTGTGTATGTTTCCCCGGTTGCTGAGTTTACTCCACGAAATGTCCAGACGAAAGATGAACGGACAAAACTAGTGTTTGGTGTGAAACTGGAAGTGGAAAATGCGAATGGTGAATTGAAATCCGGAATGCCGGCTGATGCGATATTGAATTGA
- a CDS encoding ABC transporter permease, translating into MNMFRQIRPIIRKEFRQIRRDKKVLAVLIIVPAFMLLLNGYALNFDVRNITMAVYDAEKSSQSRELVNSFITAGYFEYTEHLTNYASAQQMIDEGKVKLVLVIPPDFSRDNISGRQSSIQLLVDGMDANAATTIVGYAQAVTLQYSQKIILQNLSKIGRKSYIPVNYEARIWYNPEMKSAKFLVPGLIAYILAITAVIATALSIVKEKERNTIEQIDVSPIKPLNLILGKMFPYAIISLIAAALVLLSGYILFDVAVKGSILLLFLATFFFIIAALGQGLLVSTIADSQQVAFQIAAVISILPTMILSGFMFPIKSMPLFLQILSNMTPAKFYLVIMRGIVLKGVGIEAFWDQLIYLSIYILIIVSISVKRFKHHTV; encoded by the coding sequence ATGAACATGTTTCGGCAAATACGTCCGATTATCAGGAAAGAGTTTCGTCAGATCAGACGGGACAAGAAAGTGCTGGCAGTTTTGATCATTGTTCCGGCGTTCATGTTATTGCTGAATGGGTATGCACTGAACTTTGATGTCCGTAACATTACGATGGCAGTCTACGATGCAGAAAAAAGTTCACAAAGCCGCGAATTGGTTAATAGCTTCATCACTGCCGGGTATTTTGAATATACAGAACATCTGACCAATTATGCTTCTGCGCAGCAGATGATCGATGAAGGAAAAGTGAAATTGGTTCTCGTCATCCCGCCAGATTTTTCCCGCGATAATATTTCCGGACGCCAATCGTCCATTCAGCTGCTTGTGGATGGTATGGATGCCAATGCTGCAACGACTATTGTCGGTTACGCACAGGCAGTGACTCTGCAGTATTCCCAGAAAATCATTTTACAAAATCTTTCCAAGATAGGGAGAAAAAGTTACATACCGGTCAATTATGAAGCGCGCATCTGGTATAATCCGGAAATGAAAAGTGCAAAATTTCTTGTTCCCGGATTGATCGCTTATATACTGGCTATTACCGCTGTGATCGCAACGGCATTGTCCATCGTGAAAGAAAAAGAGCGGAACACAATTGAGCAGATCGATGTGTCGCCAATCAAGCCGTTAAATCTGATCTTGGGAAAAATGTTCCCCTATGCAATTATTTCACTTATTGCTGCGGCACTTGTTCTTCTTTCAGGCTACATTCTCTTCGATGTCGCTGTGAAAGGAAGTATACTGTTGTTATTCCTTGCAACATTTTTCTTCATCATTGCGGCGCTGGGACAAGGATTGCTGGTTTCAACGATTGCAGACAGCCAGCAGGTAGCATTTCAAATTGCGGCGGTCATTTCAATTTTGCCGACGATGATTCTTTCCGGTTTCATGTTTCCGATCAAAAGTATGCCGCTTTTCCTTCAAATCCTTTCCAATATGACACCCGCCAAGTTTTACCTTGTCATTATGCGCGGCATTGTACTGAAAGGAGTCGGCATTGAAGCGTTTTGGGATCAGTTGATCTACTTGTCGATTTATATTCTCATTATTGTGTCGATCAGCGTGAAACGGTTTAAACATCATACGGTGTAA
- the panB gene encoding 3-methyl-2-oxobutanoate hydroxymethyltransferase, whose amino-acid sequence MSTQSSDYKRITTKTVLAMKQKGEKVAMLTAYDYTTARLLDDAGIDIILVGDSVANVFQGLETTIPVTLDEIIYHTKVVRRAVRRAMLVADMPFMSYQVDIKEAVRNCGRLLKESGAEAVKMEGGKRIIPLVEQLVDIGIPVMGHLGLTPQSIYKFGTYEVRAKETAEAKQLIEDAKLLDKAGVFGIVLEKIPDALAAKVTNSISCSTIGIGAGVGCDGQVLVTNDMLGMNEQFKPRFVRQYANLSETIRSAFKSYISDVKSAKFPSKKESY is encoded by the coding sequence ATGAGCACACAATCTTCCGACTATAAACGCATTACAACAAAGACCGTTCTTGCGATGAAACAAAAAGGAGAGAAGGTAGCAATGCTCACAGCGTATGATTATACGACGGCGCGTTTGCTTGATGATGCAGGAATTGACATTATTCTTGTCGGAGATTCCGTTGCGAATGTGTTTCAGGGATTGGAAACGACCATACCGGTAACGCTGGATGAAATAATCTATCATACTAAAGTTGTACGCCGTGCTGTACGACGTGCGATGCTCGTTGCGGATATGCCGTTTATGTCGTATCAAGTGGACATTAAAGAAGCTGTTCGAAATTGCGGACGCTTGCTGAAAGAATCGGGCGCGGAAGCGGTGAAGATGGAAGGTGGTAAACGAATTATTCCTTTGGTAGAACAGCTTGTGGATATTGGAATTCCTGTTATGGGCCATCTTGGACTTACGCCGCAATCGATCTACAAATTTGGTACATATGAAGTCCGCGCAAAAGAGACAGCCGAGGCGAAACAATTGATTGAAGATGCAAAGCTGCTTGACAAAGCTGGGGTCTTTGGCATAGTTCTCGAAAAGATTCCTGATGCACTTGCTGCAAAAGTGACAAACTCCATCTCATGCTCAACTATCGGCATTGGCGCAGGTGTCGGTTGTGACGGTCAAGTCCTCGTCACAAATGATATGCTTGGAATGAATGAGCAATTCAAACCAAGATTTGTCCGGCAATACGCAAATCTCTCTGAAACAATCCGATCAGCGTTCAAATCATATATTTCTGACGTAAAATCAGCTAAATTCCCTTCAAAAAAAGAGAGTTATTAA
- a CDS encoding lipoate--protein ligase family protein, whose amino-acid sequence MNNSSHQHWQCINSGLHSGQYNMDFDVELTSRLQRGEILPTLRLYGWKPWAVSLGYNQSENDINGKKCAEYGFDIVRRPTGGRAILHANELTYSVVMFADGKGITETYSLISKALVAGLSKICRDVSYETSQPNFQSLYKKQESIPCFSASARYEVQINGKKLVGSAQRRFSTPGLREIVLQHGSILLGTEHKLLAEILNVESNEVKEKIVHDIESKTIDLSSAVNRTITFEEAASVLRSGFEETMNIHFENQFEASV is encoded by the coding sequence ATGAACAATTCATCCCACCAGCATTGGCAATGTATCAATTCCGGTCTACATTCCGGTCAGTACAATATGGATTTTGATGTTGAGCTTACCTCTCGTTTACAGCGGGGTGAAATTCTGCCGACGCTCCGATTATATGGTTGGAAACCGTGGGCAGTCTCTCTCGGGTATAACCAATCGGAAAACGATATCAACGGAAAGAAATGTGCGGAATATGGATTCGATATTGTTCGTCGGCCCACAGGAGGAAGAGCGATACTCCATGCAAATGAGCTGACCTATTCTGTGGTGATGTTTGCGGATGGGAAAGGGATCACAGAAACGTATTCACTCATTAGTAAAGCGTTGGTTGCCGGATTATCGAAGATCTGTCGTGATGTGTCGTACGAAACCTCACAACCAAATTTTCAGTCGCTCTATAAGAAACAAGAATCGATTCCCTGTTTTTCCGCTTCTGCCCGATATGAAGTTCAGATCAATGGAAAAAAATTGGTTGGAAGCGCACAGAGAAGGTTTTCAACTCCTGGTCTTCGCGAAATTGTTCTGCAGCATGGTTCAATATTGCTGGGAACAGAGCATAAGCTTCTTGCAGAAATATTAAATGTAGAGAGTAATGAAGTAAAAGAAAAGATTGTACACGATATCGAATCAAAAACAATTGACCTCTCTTCCGCAGTCAACAGGACTATTACATTTGAGGAAGCGGCATCCGTACTGCGCAGCGGTTTTGAAGAAACAATGAACATTCACTTTGAGAATCAATTTGAGGCGAGCGTATGA
- the lpxA gene encoding acyl-ACP--UDP-N-acetylglucosamine O-acyltransferase codes for MATQIHSTAIVSSKAELASGVIVDPYAIIEDDVIIGEGTYIGPHTLIANGARIGKNCKIHNGAVVSTAPQDLSYKNEPTFFEMGDNTTIREFCTLNRGTTKQHLKSSVGSNCLLMAYVHVAHDCVIGNNVIIANSVQMAGHITIQDSAIIGGLTAIHQFVNIGEHTMVGGHFRVPKDIPPYIIAGGWPVTFERLNIIGLRRRGFTREAIDSLNEAYRILFLSKLNVSQGVEKIKSSMTVIPEVQKVLDFIAASKRGIITARRHSSDDE; via the coding sequence ATGGCGACTCAAATTCATTCTACCGCAATCGTCAGCAGTAAGGCAGAACTTGCTTCCGGGGTGATTGTCGATCCTTATGCAATCATTGAAGACGATGTCATTATTGGGGAAGGAACGTACATCGGACCGCACACTCTTATCGCTAACGGCGCCCGTATCGGAAAAAACTGCAAGATCCATAATGGAGCAGTTGTGTCGACGGCTCCACAAGATCTTTCGTACAAGAATGAGCCGACATTCTTTGAAATGGGTGACAACACTACCATTCGCGAATTCTGCACTCTCAATCGCGGCACTACAAAACAACATTTGAAATCGTCTGTTGGAAGTAATTGTTTATTAATGGCGTATGTTCATGTAGCGCATGATTGTGTTATCGGCAACAATGTTATCATCGCTAATTCCGTTCAAATGGCTGGTCACATTACTATTCAGGATTCAGCCATTATCGGCGGTCTCACTGCCATTCACCAATTCGTGAATATCGGCGAACACACGATGGTAGGGGGACACTTCCGAGTTCCAAAGGATATTCCTCCGTACATCATTGCAGGTGGCTGGCCGGTCACGTTTGAACGATTGAATATTATCGGGTTGCGGCGCAGGGGATTTACGAGAGAAGCAATCGACTCATTGAATGAAGCGTATCGAATTTTATTCCTTTCAAAATTGAATGTGAGTCAGGGAGTGGAAAAAATAAAATCGTCGATGACTGTTATTCCCGAAGTGCAAAAAGTATTAGACTTTATCGCTGCTTCAAAACGCGGTATTATTACCGCTCGCCGTCATTCTTCAGATGATGAATAG
- a CDS encoding ABC transporter ATP-binding protein, protein MTNALTITSVSKKFDSITAVDELSLSVEKGEMFALVGPDGSGKTTTIRMLCGIVTPTSGELKILGFDVQNQKDEIKKHIGYLSQRFSLYGDLTIDENIEFFAEIHGVYSYKDRRNELLEFTRLTSFRDRLAEKLSGGMKQKLALACTLIHTPDIIFLDEPTTGVDPVSRRDFWKVLSALLKTGITIIMTTPYLDEAERCSRVALMDKGKILMADTPANLKKVMTGEVVEIVCSDIRRSFALMKHHPSVIEVQAFGDRLNIVVPSSSAVMPELLAHLKQHTIEVSDWRAVKPSLENVFISLLTERKVG, encoded by the coding sequence ATGACTAATGCTTTAACCATAACGTCTGTTTCGAAGAAATTCGATTCCATTACGGCAGTGGACGAACTTTCATTATCCGTTGAGAAAGGCGAGATGTTCGCGCTGGTCGGTCCGGACGGTTCAGGAAAGACAACAACGATCCGAATGCTGTGTGGGATTGTTACGCCGACTAGCGGAGAGCTGAAGATTCTGGGCTTTGATGTTCAGAATCAGAAGGATGAAATCAAAAAACATATTGGATATCTTTCCCAACGTTTTTCCCTCTATGGTGATTTGACGATTGATGAGAATATTGAATTTTTCGCTGAGATCCATGGAGTGTATAGCTATAAAGATCGACGAAATGAACTTCTTGAATTTACACGGTTAACTTCGTTCCGTGACCGACTGGCAGAAAAACTTTCCGGCGGTATGAAACAGAAACTGGCACTTGCCTGCACATTGATACATACACCCGATATCATTTTCCTTGATGAACCGACCACCGGTGTTGATCCGGTCTCTCGTCGCGATTTCTGGAAGGTTCTTTCTGCACTTTTAAAAACCGGCATTACCATTATCATGACGACGCCATATCTGGATGAAGCGGAACGTTGCAGCCGAGTTGCATTGATGGATAAAGGGAAGATTCTGATGGCAGATACGCCGGCAAATCTGAAAAAAGTAATGACTGGTGAAGTTGTAGAGATCGTCTGTTCAGATATCAGGAGATCATTTGCATTGATGAAGCATCATCCATCCGTCATAGAAGTGCAGGCGTTTGGCGACAGATTGAATATTGTCGTTCCCTCTTCGAGTGCAGTAATGCCGGAACTTCTTGCTCATTTGAAACAGCATACCATTGAAGTGTCCGATTGGCGGGCGGTGAAACCATCCCTGGAAAATGTTTTTATATCGCTGCTCACTGAGAGGAAAGTGGGATGA
- a CDS encoding patatin-like phospholipase family protein, giving the protein MLKSVFLNITAKLSLFTLFVVMFAFPQEKKLIITPVFSDKPADSSFTIKYKKIKRPTVCLVLSGGGARGIAHIGVIKELEANHIPIDYIVGTSIGGIIGGLYASGYTTAELERLVDSTDWNYVLSLTQDNEREDLYLSHKVAADRKRLTLRFDGLNPVLPSAVSSGQRLTNFINQLTLQSLYHPVATFDDLKIPFRCVSTDLISGKQIVFSSGNLSEALRASISIPLLYNPLKKDTLELTDGGLLSNIPVEVAKKLGADIIIAVNAVSPLRTATQLNNAWEVADQIVNIMAQQKNKQALDSATIVITPDLGFYPSVDFSKLTFVQQQGRFATKNKMKDLKDSIYSKERAALMDASPLSNFSFTIRNVTSNIVSSDTMILSTLKTNSSVSIPALREIISNLYNTGWYQQTFGEVSISDSSADLQIYTIQNPIFRAIEISGNTLVETDELIAPLEPLLNSPFNFPKMEIAFEQLLSKYRENGYSLARIQTMAFDTLSGKLTLLINEGIIHKIYLKGKETSRDWVIWRELGFRDGNIFTVEKGRRALLSLYGTNLFEQVLMDVGYEEGLPVITIQMEEKPTDVSRLGFRIDNERNVQPSLEFRNENLLGTATEIGASFAGGLRNRKYLFDFQANRIFNTHFTLNLDAYYDLRDIYSYFTDPLKNNQTRFVRSRNGEYRQILYGVSFQLGQQVERFGIFTIEYRLESDEVKFISGTGYNPEEFTLQAFRISSTIDSRDQYPFARKGSLTNFSWETATSTLKGVVGDVGYSKIYFAYETNTSYSIFTVHPKLIVGFGDQTLPLTQQFSLGGEDSFFGLREYDSRGRQIFLTSLEFRTRFPFQVIWDTYFRVRYDLGSIWPQREDMRIRDFHHGIGVILSLDTPAGPVNFSLGRSFYVRRDLLDQPLTLGPIVAYISLGYPIL; this is encoded by the coding sequence TATTGGCGGAATCATCGGCGGATTATATGCCTCAGGATATACGACCGCAGAACTTGAACGACTTGTTGATTCTACCGATTGGAATTACGTCCTCTCTCTTACACAAGATAACGAACGGGAAGACTTATATCTATCCCATAAGGTTGCAGCGGATCGAAAGCGATTGACGCTTCGCTTTGACGGATTGAATCCGGTATTGCCTTCAGCCGTTTCCAGCGGACAGCGATTGACAAACTTTATCAATCAATTGACACTGCAAAGCTTGTATCATCCTGTAGCGACTTTTGACGATCTGAAAATCCCATTCCGATGTGTATCAACGGATTTAATCTCGGGAAAACAAATTGTGTTCAGTTCGGGAAACCTTTCTGAAGCATTACGAGCAAGTATTTCAATCCCATTGTTGTACAATCCTTTAAAAAAGGACACACTGGAATTAACGGATGGAGGATTACTTTCAAACATTCCTGTTGAAGTAGCAAAAAAACTTGGGGCGGATATTATCATTGCCGTTAACGCCGTCAGCCCTTTACGAACTGCCACACAATTGAATAATGCATGGGAAGTAGCAGACCAGATCGTCAATATTATGGCTCAGCAAAAAAATAAACAGGCATTAGACAGTGCTACAATTGTCATCACACCAGATCTTGGTTTTTATCCTTCCGTTGATTTTTCAAAACTTACGTTCGTACAGCAGCAGGGAAGATTTGCGACCAAAAATAAAATGAAAGATCTTAAAGACAGCATCTATAGCAAGGAACGAGCCGCCTTGATGGATGCGTCACCACTCTCCAATTTCTCCTTCACCATCAGAAATGTTACCTCGAATATAGTATCATCGGATACTATGATACTTTCAACTTTGAAGACGAACTCAAGTGTATCTATCCCGGCGCTGCGCGAGATTATTTCGAATCTGTATAACACCGGCTGGTATCAACAGACTTTTGGTGAAGTATCGATAAGCGATAGCTCTGCAGATTTACAAATCTATACAATTCAAAATCCGATCTTTCGTGCTATAGAGATTTCAGGAAATACGCTTGTTGAAACAGATGAACTCATTGCTCCCCTGGAACCACTTTTGAATAGTCCGTTCAATTTCCCAAAGATGGAAATTGCTTTCGAACAATTGTTATCCAAATATCGCGAGAATGGCTACTCATTGGCGCGAATTCAAACAATGGCATTCGATACGCTCTCCGGCAAACTCACTCTTTTAATTAACGAAGGAATTATTCATAAAATATATTTGAAGGGAAAGGAAACTTCCCGTGATTGGGTGATCTGGCGTGAATTGGGATTTCGCGATGGGAATATTTTTACCGTGGAAAAAGGGCGAAGGGCTCTTCTCAGTTTGTACGGTACCAATCTCTTTGAGCAAGTTTTGATGGATGTCGGATACGAAGAGGGACTTCCTGTCATTACAATCCAAATGGAAGAAAAACCGACTGATGTATCAAGGCTTGGATTTAGAATTGATAATGAGAGAAATGTTCAGCCATCTCTTGAATTTAGGAATGAGAATCTCTTAGGGACGGCAACCGAAATCGGTGCAAGTTTTGCGGGAGGACTCAGGAATAGAAAATATCTCTTCGACTTCCAGGCAAATAGAATATTCAACACCCACTTTACTCTTAATCTTGACGCTTATTACGACCTTCGGGATATTTACTCCTATTTCACCGATCCATTAAAAAATAATCAAACGCGATTCGTCCGCTCGCGCAACGGTGAATACCGACAAATTCTCTATGGCGTTTCATTCCAATTAGGTCAGCAGGTTGAACGGTTTGGAATATTTACCATAGAATATCGACTCGAATCTGATGAAGTAAAGTTTATTTCCGGTACAGGATATAATCCGGAAGAATTCACCCTTCAGGCATTTAGAATCTCATCAACTATCGATTCCCGCGACCAATATCCATTTGCCCGGAAAGGTTCATTAACTAATTTTTCTTGGGAAACAGCCACATCAACACTCAAAGGCGTTGTCGGAGACGTAGGATATTCCAAAATCTATTTTGCGTATGAAACAAATACATCATACAGCATCTTTACTGTCCATCCGAAACTCATTGTCGGCTTTGGTGATCAAACACTTCCGCTGACTCAGCAATTCTCTTTAGGTGGTGAGGATTCTTTCTTTGGATTGCGAGAATATGATTCACGGGGACGTCAGATTTTTCTGACAAGTCTTGAATTTCGTACTCGGTTCCCTTTTCAAGTAATTTGGGATACCTATTTTCGGGTGCGATACGATCTTGGGAGTATTTGGCCCCAGCGGGAAGATATGCGTATTAGAGACTTCCATCACGGTATCGGAGTTATTTTGTCACTCGATACACCGGCCGGACCAGTTAATTTTTCCCTTGGGAGAAGTTTCTATGTCAGAAGAGATTTACTCGACCAGCCACTGACATTGGGTCCGATTGTTGCATATATCTCCTTGGGTTATCCCATACTCTAA
- a CDS encoding ABC transporter ATP-binding protein has product MNTIEVDQLTKRFGKFTAVDRINFDVKEGEIFGFLGANGAGKSTTIRMLCGLLSSTEGTARVGGFDINKESHLVKKHIGYMSQRFSLYEDLTVEENIDFFGRVYGLSDAQLKERKEWVLEIANLHGREGSITGTLSGGWKQRLALGCAVLHRPRIVFLDEPTSGVDPVMRRRFWELINDLSAEGVTVLVTTHFLEEAEYCNDIILINAGKIIAGGSPKELKQNYIKHPILEVQCSNVVEALEKIEGKSWAVETSIFGTSIHVNVEDEVSAKEQIRSLLSQSQIDLYSIDRITPSLEDVFIYLLEHGGEKQ; this is encoded by the coding sequence ATGAATACTATCGAAGTTGATCAATTAACGAAGCGCTTCGGTAAATTCACTGCAGTTGATCGCATCAATTTTGATGTGAAGGAAGGGGAGATCTTCGGATTTCTCGGGGCGAATGGTGCCGGGAAATCGACAACCATCCGTATGTTATGCGGATTGCTCTCGTCCACCGAGGGGACGGCTCGTGTCGGCGGATTCGACATCAATAAAGAATCTCATCTCGTGAAGAAGCACATCGGTTATATGTCTCAGCGATTCTCTCTGTACGAGGATCTAACGGTTGAAGAGAATATCGACTTCTTCGGTCGTGTGTATGGTCTTTCTGATGCACAGCTGAAAGAACGGAAGGAGTGGGTGCTGGAGATTGCGAACCTGCATGGTCGCGAAGGAAGTATCACCGGTACGTTGAGCGGTGGATGGAAACAGCGCCTTGCGCTCGGATGCGCTGTGCTGCATCGTCCACGGATCGTCTTCCTGGATGAACCGACCAGCGGTGTCGATCCGGTAATGCGGAGACGATTCTGGGAATTGATCAATGATCTTTCCGCTGAAGGAGTAACCGTGCTGGTGACGACACATTTTTTGGAAGAGGCGGAATACTGCAATGATATTATCCTGATTAATGCCGGGAAGATCATCGCCGGTGGAAGTCCGAAGGAATTGAAACAGAACTATATCAAACATCCCATCCTGGAAGTGCAATGTTCCAATGTGGTTGAAGCGTTGGAGAAGATCGAAGGGAAGTCATGGGCTGTGGAGACATCCATCTTCGGTACGAGTATTCACGTGAATGTTGAGGATGAAGTGTCGGCAAAGGAGCAGATCCGATCTCTACTCTCCCAGTCTCAGATTGACTTATACAGTATTGATCGTATCACGCCGTCACTGGAAGATGTTTTTATTTATTTGCTTGAACATGGCGGGGAGAAGCAATGA